Within Salvia splendens isolate huo1 chromosome 21, SspV2, whole genome shotgun sequence, the genomic segment AAAGGCAGATTGCGAGCTCCTAATCCCTAGCATTATGTCAATTGGAAACCTAGCGAGAACGTTCAGAGCAACGGAGATGAGATTCATACCGGCATTGGTGAATCTGCTGGACGACAGGGAGCCGGAGGTGAGCtgcgaggcggcggcggcgctgaACAAGTTCGTCGTTCATACTGCTGTGCTATCTAGCGATGCACGTGCCAGATAGTGAGACGTTGGCGCAGGAAGACGTGTTGATAGCGCTGGAGTGGTCGACGAAGTAGCAGCATCTGATGCAGGATGAGGGCATTGTTACGCTCGTTTATGAAGCGAAGAAGAGATTcgacctttttttatttttatttttattattttttatttttttaaaattaacttcatatatttatatcatatatatgaaggaggaaattacaaatcaactcctataacaaggaggaaagacaaattaaggaggaaattacaaatcaattcctataacaaggaggaaagacaaattacgccacccagagttcgaactcgagacctccaggatggacgcggtatccagcaccctttaccgctaggccaaggggcttggattcgagctttttttttttattttcatgtttaaattttacatttttaagttTTTGATTAATTAGGTTAATTAGGTATTAGCCATTAATAAAACATAGTTATAACCATTAATAAAACATAGTTATAACTATTAATCTGGTCAAAATCAACTAAAATCGCGTTGACTGTGACATTCCGTCAATTTTAACCAATTCCGTCAATTTAGGACTAAATTGactccgatttcaaatgtgagggaccgaataatccaaaagataatgttttggaccaaaataaaaaaacgccaAATGTTAGGGACCATTTTGGGCCTTTAGTCCacgaattaaatattttatttagacCTTTTCATATTGGTTATTAAGTGAAAAATAGACGAAAATGTAACATTAATTTCGATTCATAATGTTTCCTATCCACTCGATAATTTGACCTTCTGATCTATTGAATATGATTTGAATTCTTGACATACTGAATAGATGATTTAAATTTCCAACCTATTTATGATTTTCAACttgtttttttccttctctcccAAATTTGCATCCCATCATTTCTAACCTTAATATGCGACGAAAGAGCTACAAAGAAAAGAATCCCAGAAAAGAACAAAGCAGTCTTTTTTCAGCTTCCCCAAATCAAAAGAATCCCCTCTCAAATTCCCCCAATTCTCACGATTTCTGCTGCCACTCTCAACTGGGTACCCCTAATTCATCTCAGAATGAAATGGGCTTTCTCTAATTTATAGAAATATCGTGTCTTTTTCAGCTTACAAGAGTGTGAGGCAGCGGCGGCAAACAccattattttcttgtttattGAGAAATAGAAATGTCGTTCAAAATCAATTCCTCATTCTCATGTCTGTCTCCGCATCTTTCTTCCCCTTTTCAAAGAGACGGAAAGCAGCTCAATGTACGCAATTTGTTCAGTTATTATTGCATTCTGTTTAATTTGTGAGactgatttttcatttttgttcattttttaTGAGAACTGTTATACTTTGGGTTTTGTTAATTTGGCTTGGGATGTAAATAACCTATCAAAATTTGACTTTGGAATTCATATGAATTTAGAGTGGAGCtaatttatattatactcctatGAAGCATTCTTGTATTCTTGCACCTAATTTCTGAATATATCCCAACTCAATTGGTTATTTAGTTGTTGGAAAAGACATTGTTTTTTCTTGCTGTTTCAAACTTCATTTTCTGATTGAGCTGTGTCGAATTCCAGCTGAGGTGGAGGAAAGGACTGTTGGGAATGCTGAATTTTGATGTTCAAATTTTGAGCAATTGTAAAGGTAGCTTTCATAAACTTAATTACATAACTTGTAATCATCGTAGGAGTTTCTGAATCGATGCATTAATTGGATTTTCGAAATGGTTATTAGCTTTCCACTGTTGTGTTATAGTAGTTGAGCTCACTCGTTGAAGTAGTGAAATGGTTACTTTCGGTTAACATTGAGTCTGAGGGTATACGTTTGATTTGCAAGTTGTTCAGTCGTGCCAGCGTGGAAAGCTAATGCTAAAACAAACCTTGTCGAAGAGGTACAGCATCCTTGCCATCTCCGAAGATCAAGAATCATTCAGTGAGCTTGAAGGAGATGGTTTTGAGCTTGAAGGAGATGGTTTCGAGCTGGAAGGACAGGGCGCTCCTTGTGAAGACAATGGCTCTTTAAATACTTCCTATGATCATACTGAAAGAGCTGTGGGGAAACCGGGATTTATTTCTTTTCATGGAAGCGTGCAGCAGAGAAGAGATGAAGAAGTTATCGTTCCTGGTCCCGTGAAGGATCAAAAGAACATTTTGTGGCTTGTTGGTCCCACTGTCCTTGTTGCATCTTTTGTCTTTCCTTCGCTTTACCTACGCAGAATAATCTCTTCGATATTTGAGGATTCCTTATTAACCGGTaggtaaaaaattat encodes:
- the LOC121785438 gene encoding uncharacterized protein LOC121785438 isoform X1 yields the protein MSFKINSSFSCLSPHLSSPFQRDGKQLNLRWRKGLLGMLNFDVQILSNCKVVQSCQRGKLMLKQTLSKRYSILAISEDQESFSELEGDGFELEGDGFELEGQGAPCEDNGSLNTSYDHTERAVGKPGFISFHGSVQQRRDEEVIVPGPVKDQKNILWLVGPTVLVASFVFPSLYLRRIISSIFEDSLLTDFLILFFTEAIFYCGTAVFLVLLDRLRRPKEPTYAETSQILVPRFGDRISSVAVLVLSLVIPTVTMGFVWPWTGPAASATLAPYLVGIIVQFAFEQYARYVSSPSRPSIPVIFQVYRLHQLNRAAQLVTALSFTVQGAEMTPHNLAINSSLSTLLNILQFLGVICIWSLSSFIMRYIDVPMLSRKMAES